A single region of the Variovorax paradoxus genome encodes:
- the rpsU gene encoding 30S ribosomal protein S21, whose translation MTTIRVKENEPFDVALRRFKRTIEKLGLLTDLRAREFYEKPTAERKRKKAAAVKRHYKRVRSMQLPKKLY comes from the coding sequence ATGACCACCATCCGCGTTAAAGAAAACGAGCCTTTCGACGTCGCCCTGCGCCGCTTCAAGCGCACCATCGAAAAGCTCGGCCTGCTGACCGATCTGCGTGCCCGCGAGTTCTACGAAAAGCCGACCGCCGAGCGCAAGCGCAAGAAGGCAGCTGCCGTCAAGCGCCACTACAAGCGCGTGCGCAGCATGCAGCTCCCCAAGAAGCTGTACTGA
- a CDS encoding GatB/YqeY domain-containing protein, with product MSLKEQITEDMKTAMRAKDSERLGTIRLLMAALKQKEVDERVELDDAMIVAIVDKMVKQRKDSIAAFTTGGRADLADKESAEIKVLEVYLPQRMSADEVATEVKAIVAELGAKGPGDMGKVMGAVKTRLAGKADMGQVSAAVKAALAGA from the coding sequence ATGAGCCTCAAGGAACAGATCACCGAAGACATGAAGACCGCGATGCGCGCCAAGGACTCGGAGCGCCTTGGCACCATCCGCCTGCTGATGGCCGCCCTGAAGCAGAAGGAAGTGGACGAGCGCGTGGAGCTCGACGACGCCATGATCGTTGCCATCGTCGACAAGATGGTCAAGCAGCGCAAGGACTCGATTGCCGCCTTCACCACCGGCGGCCGCGCCGACCTGGCCGACAAGGAATCGGCCGAGATCAAGGTGCTCGAGGTCTACCTGCCGCAGCGCATGAGCGCCGACGAAGTGGCCACCGAGGTCAAGGCCATCGTGGCCGAGCTGGGCGCCAAGGGCCCCGGCGACATGGGCAAGGTGATGGGCGCGGTCAAGACCCGCCTCGCCGGCAAGGCCGACATGGGCCAGGTGAGCGCGGCGGTCAAGGCCGCTCTCGCGGGCGCCTGA
- a CDS encoding NUDIX domain-containing protein gives MNDGGCATTVLKACACLVDARGRLLVFRHPGDGNMQLPKGTIEPGESPEVAVRRELLEESGIDHVGELQSLGTLHRDCEAGTEGNTLRHPQLWHLFLMRAEAPLPETFDHVAMGSPEEDGLVFSFSWLAQGDDVENFTLPYRQAIERVREALLAA, from the coding sequence ATGAACGACGGCGGCTGCGCCACCACCGTCCTGAAGGCCTGCGCCTGCCTTGTCGACGCACGGGGCCGGCTGCTGGTGTTCCGCCATCCCGGCGACGGGAACATGCAGTTGCCCAAGGGCACCATCGAGCCCGGCGAGTCGCCCGAGGTGGCGGTGCGCCGCGAACTGCTCGAGGAATCGGGCATCGACCACGTCGGCGAACTGCAATCGCTCGGCACGTTGCACCGCGACTGCGAGGCCGGCACCGAGGGCAACACGCTGCGCCATCCGCAGCTGTGGCACCTGTTCCTGATGCGCGCCGAAGCCCCGCTGCCCGAAACCTTCGACCACGTGGCCATGGGCAGCCCGGAGGAAGACGGCCTGGTGTTCTCGTTCAGCTGGCTGGCGCAAGGCGACGACGTCGAGAACTTCACCCTGCCCTACCGGCAAGCCATCGAGCGCGTCCGCGAAGCCCTGCTCGCGGCCTGA
- a CDS encoding sulfite exporter TauE/SafE family protein, which yields MEISNQLAGQWLAAAAVFLLAGTVKGVIGLGLPTVAMALLALWMPPAQAAALLIVPSLVTNIWQTGPRATFKPVLRRIGGMQAGIVAGTLGGALWLGVPGGAWASVALGVALVAYALWGLTGRQLHVPQGRERWLGPVVGAATGLVTAVTGVFAMPAVPYMQGLGFQRDALIQAMGISFTTSTVVLAVGLVGNGEYPVSALGGSIAMLLPAIGGMALGTWLRKRLPVAVFRRCFLAGLALLGLYMVARALG from the coding sequence ATGGAAATATCGAACCAACTGGCAGGCCAATGGCTTGCTGCCGCCGCTGTGTTTCTGCTGGCTGGCACGGTCAAGGGGGTGATCGGGCTGGGCCTGCCGACCGTGGCGATGGCGCTGCTCGCGCTCTGGATGCCGCCGGCCCAGGCGGCCGCCTTGCTGATAGTGCCGTCGCTCGTCACCAATATCTGGCAGACCGGGCCGCGTGCGACTTTCAAGCCGGTGCTGCGCCGCATCGGCGGCATGCAGGCCGGCATCGTGGCGGGCACCCTGGGTGGCGCGTTGTGGCTCGGCGTGCCCGGCGGCGCATGGGCGTCGGTGGCGCTCGGTGTGGCGCTGGTGGCCTATGCGCTATGGGGGCTCACGGGCCGGCAACTGCATGTGCCGCAGGGGCGTGAGCGCTGGCTCGGCCCTGTCGTGGGCGCGGCGACGGGCCTGGTCACCGCGGTGACGGGGGTGTTCGCGATGCCGGCCGTGCCTTACATGCAGGGGTTGGGGTTCCAGCGCGATGCGCTCATCCAGGCGATGGGCATTTCATTCACCACGTCGACCGTGGTGCTCGCCGTCGGGCTCGTGGGGAACGGGGAGTATCCGGTGTCGGCGCTCGGCGGGTCCATCGCGATGCTGCTGCCTGCCATTGGCGGCATGGCGCTGGGCACGTGGTTGCGCAAGCGGCTGCCGGTGGCGGTGTTCCGGCGCTGCTTTCTGGCCGGGCTGGCGCTGCTGGGGCTCTATATGGTGGCGCGCGCGCTGGGGTGA
- a CDS encoding LysR family transcriptional regulator has translation MRFDLTDLRLFLHVVEAGSLTAGAQRSHMTLASASQRVRGMEDALGSPLLTRHAQGVRPTEAGRTLLHHARVVLQQMERMRGELGEYGQGLKGHVRFMCGTSALNEHLPEVLSRFLAQHPRISVDLEERPSPDSVEALRAGLCDIGIVSDAVSTEGLECHAFRRDDLVLVMPRGHALAGRRRVHLAEVADSEFVGLTEDSALQRLVTQHARAMGKQLAYRVRVRNFEAVCGMVEHGIGVGIVPQTAAVRCSRSMKIARAGLSDAWAERTLMACVRSSEDLPLNARRMLEHLLAPPENAAAK, from the coding sequence ATGCGATTCGACCTCACAGACCTTCGGCTGTTTCTTCACGTTGTGGAAGCCGGCAGCCTCACCGCCGGCGCACAGCGTTCGCACATGACGCTCGCTTCGGCCAGCCAACGCGTGCGCGGCATGGAAGACGCGCTCGGCAGCCCGCTGCTCACACGGCACGCGCAAGGCGTGCGCCCCACCGAGGCGGGCCGCACGCTGCTGCACCATGCGCGCGTCGTGCTGCAGCAGATGGAGCGCATGCGCGGCGAGCTTGGCGAGTACGGACAGGGCCTCAAGGGCCACGTGCGGTTCATGTGCGGCACCTCGGCGCTGAACGAGCACCTGCCCGAGGTGCTGAGCCGCTTTCTCGCACAGCACCCGCGCATCTCGGTCGACCTGGAAGAGCGCCCCAGCCCCGACTCTGTGGAGGCGCTGCGTGCGGGCCTCTGCGACATCGGCATCGTTTCCGACGCGGTCAGCACCGAAGGCCTCGAGTGCCACGCGTTCCGCCGTGACGACCTCGTGCTCGTGATGCCGCGCGGGCACGCGCTGGCCGGACGGCGACGCGTGCACCTCGCCGAGGTGGCCGACAGCGAATTCGTCGGCCTGACGGAGGACAGCGCGCTGCAGCGGCTGGTAACCCAGCATGCCCGCGCCATGGGCAAGCAGTTGGCCTACCGCGTGCGCGTGCGCAACTTCGAGGCAGTGTGCGGCATGGTCGAGCACGGCATCGGCGTGGGCATCGTGCCGCAGACCGCCGCCGTGCGCTGCTCCCGCTCGATGAAGATCGCGCGCGCCGGGCTGAGCGATGCGTGGGCCGAGCGCACGCTGATGGCCTGCGTACGCTCGTCGGAAGACCTGCCGCTCAACGCGCGTCGAATGCTGGAGCATTTGCTGGCACCGCCCGAGAACGCGGCGGCAAAGTAA
- a CDS encoding NAD(P)-dependent alcohol dehydrogenase — MRALVLEKARELTLRDVEVPLHVGPRDVKIRMHTVGVCGSDVHYYQHGGIGPYTVDEPMILGHEASGVVAEVGAEVTHLKPGDRVCMEPGIPQMDSRATREGIYNLDPAVRFWATPPIHGCLTPFVVHPAAFTFRLPDNVSFGEGAIVEPLAIGLQAAKKAVLKPGDVAVVVGAGTIGAMTALAALAGGAARVILADLVPEKLALFAGNPAVTTVNVRDTDLAETVKTLTDGWGANVVFEASGSTRAFDGIFDLLCPGGCLVLVGIPPAKVAFDIVAIQAKEVRIESVFRYANIFPRALALIASGQVNVKPFISRTFVFEDGIKAFEEAAAGKATDVKIQIEFPEPAAA, encoded by the coding sequence AAAGATCCGCATGCACACCGTGGGCGTCTGCGGCAGCGATGTTCATTACTACCAGCACGGAGGCATCGGCCCCTACACGGTCGATGAGCCGATGATCCTCGGCCACGAAGCCTCAGGCGTGGTGGCCGAAGTGGGGGCCGAAGTCACGCACCTGAAGCCCGGCGACCGCGTGTGCATGGAGCCCGGCATTCCGCAGATGGACTCGCGCGCAACGCGCGAAGGCATCTACAACCTCGATCCGGCCGTGCGCTTCTGGGCCACGCCGCCCATCCACGGTTGTCTCACGCCGTTCGTCGTGCATCCGGCCGCATTCACCTTTCGCCTGCCGGACAACGTGAGCTTTGGCGAAGGTGCCATCGTCGAGCCGCTGGCCATCGGCCTGCAGGCCGCGAAAAAGGCGGTGCTCAAGCCCGGCGACGTGGCGGTTGTCGTCGGTGCCGGCACCATCGGCGCCATGACGGCGCTGGCCGCGCTCGCGGGTGGTGCGGCGCGCGTGATCCTTGCCGATCTGGTTCCTGAGAAGCTGGCGCTGTTTGCCGGCAATCCCGCAGTGACCACGGTCAATGTGCGCGACACCGATCTTGCGGAAACCGTGAAGACGCTCACCGACGGCTGGGGCGCCAACGTGGTGTTCGAAGCCAGCGGCAGCACGCGCGCCTTCGACGGCATCTTCGACCTGCTGTGCCCCGGCGGGTGCCTGGTGCTGGTGGGCATTCCGCCCGCCAAGGTGGCCTTCGACATCGTCGCCATCCAGGCGAAGGAAGTGCGCATCGAATCTGTCTTTCGCTACGCCAACATCTTTCCGCGCGCGCTCGCGCTGATCGCCTCGGGGCAGGTGAACGTGAAACCGTTCATCTCGCGCACCTTCGTGTTCGAAGACGGTATCAAGGCCTTCGAGGAAGCCGCGGCGGGCAAGGCGACCGACGTGAAGATACAGATCGAGTTTCCCGAACCTGCTGCGGCGTGA